In Cydia amplana chromosome 25, ilCydAmpl1.1, whole genome shotgun sequence, one genomic interval encodes:
- the LOC134659412 gene encoding zinc finger protein OZF-like — MAMSNFCRCCLLRPPEKNLKKPYTRLGKTEIYSNMLKECFEIHLTYLPNDDECGICEVCVGRLRDASDFKLQVQRSQDEMRSCLRRKCHVKVEEDSPKAEMSDDFNAIQEELVHVAIEVKTEVDPLPTEEIEEFKLFMTDLENQTLDVCKQEPASEIPTNEQSHVTSPKSCITEVLGHGMKLKKERKTRTSARNKNAPYKCDTCGRQFRREVGLNIHKKTHTREDFLCEICNKKFKIKSHLDLHKKFHPGDKPFWCGKCKKNFSDKSSLNKHKRTHNGEKPFACDICKARYTQKQNLISHMALHTGLKHFRCNLCPVKFKDHLSLRTHIRKNHISPTYYTCDECQRVFCYRGELIRHMNNTHYKWTIYACDICGLTLATKYGLRRHKIVHTGEKAYTCEMCNKQFSHKQGLNAHILTHTGERPHCCEVCGKQFSQRNNLKKHLQIHVEGKIYACQLCTKSYSTSEGLRQHRRTHMKNNQVKR; from the exons TTAACTTACCTGCCAAATGATGACGAGTGTGGTATCTGCGAGGTGTGCGTGGGGCGGCTGCGGGACGCGAGCGACTTCAAGCTGCAAGTGCAGCGTAGCCAAGACGAGATGCGGTCATGTCTAAGGCGAAAATGCCATGTTAAAG TAGAAGAAGATTCACCGAAGGCGGAAATGTCAGATGATTTTAACGCTATTCAAGAGGAGCTTGTAC ACGTTGCTATAGAAGTCAAGACGGAGGTTGATCCCTTACCGACTGAGGAGATTGAGGAGTTCAAGCTATTTATGACAG ACCTCGAAAACCAGACATTAGATGTTTGCAAACAAGAACCGGCCTCTGAAATTCCTACAAATGAACAGAGTCATGTGACGTCCCCAAAGAGTTGCATCACTGAGGTGCTTGGTCATGGCATGAAGCTAAAAAAGGAACGCAAGACCCGGACAAGCGCGAGAAACAAAAACGCACCATACAAATGCGATACCTGCGGAAGACAGTTTAGGAGGGAAGTGGGGTTAAATATTCACAAAAAAACTCACACTAGAGAAGACTTTCTTTGTGAAATATgcaacaaaaaatttaaaataaaatcacattTAGACCTGCATAAGAAATTTCACCCTGGGGACAAACCTTTTTGGTGTGGAAAATGTAAGAAAAACTTTTCAGACAAGTCTAGCTTGAACAAACATAAACGCACACATAATGGTGAAAAACCCTTCGCGTGCGATATATGCAAGGCGAGATATACTCAAAAACAAAACCTCATTTCGCATATGGCGTTACACACGGGTTTGAAACATTTTCGTTGCAACTTATGTCCAGTAAAGTTTAAGGATCATTTAAGTTTAAGGACACATATTAGAAAGAATCACATTAGTCCGACCTACTATACCTGCGATGAATGCCAAAGAGTGTTCTGCTATAGAGGTGAATTAATTAGGCATATGAATAATACACATTACAAGTGGACTATTTATGCTTGCGACATTTGCGGTTTGACACTTGCGACTAAGTATGGTCTGCGACGGCATAAAATAGTTCACACCGGTGAGAAAGCATACACCTGCGAAATGTGTAACAAACAATTTAGTCACAAGCAAGGCCTGAATGCTCACATACTAACACACACCGGCGAGAGACCACACTGCTGCGAAGTATGCGGGAAACAATTTTCACAAAGGAATAACTTAAAGAAGCATTTGCAAATACATGTGGAAGGAAAAATATATGCGTGCCAACTTTGTACCAAATCGTATTCGACTTCAGAAGGTTTAAGGCAGCACAGGCGAACTCACATGAAGAATAATCAAGTTAAACGTTGA
- the LOC134659413 gene encoding zinc finger protein 91-like translates to MGHRTCEICNKKFTNLRKHLQIHSGNKYICDICKKDFKRKPYLVIHMKIHMETYKCDICNKSFTSPYILGNHLKIHSVKRNTSRHKYSHYICDICNMQLSSKNTLTQHIKKHMERSYYCEICSKKFSTPLHLIDHIHKDGTYVCHSCRNNFTLKDDLIKQITVRSQHHPYSCEICKKKFLKPQLLKSHMLVHTNDRRYTCHLCKTQFKSKSGLKTHVVSFHHVKAFTCQLCNECFLSSSELKKHVITSHISEKLFICDICKRKMKTKSQLEAHIKRHMNRSKAIAEDATAKIRRNKGLPTRTVRRNLSQNNTTGQVYTCLVCGKHFKQNITLQRHMIIHENPLSCEICNKKFVSRPKFNSHMISHSNDKPHSCYICKARYKWKSSLNQHTIREHQKDSRDKPYLCDICAKPFENLGNLKGHKVTHTDSKPFVCEICAKQVRTKNSLKMHMRIHTNTYPYSCKICNKKFILSTNLRKHEEVHKGEKPRLFSCDICQKDFTSNLYVKKHKMTHLGIRPYACEYCNQAFTRAHHLTRHKKRMHKSAVVAIDNKQQIYDVSFDVSESIGLHFQSTESACAAVSVPERRVLALAMK, encoded by the exons atgggGCATCGTACTTgcgaaatatgtaataaaaaatttacaaatttgaGGAAGCACCTACAAATTCACTCCGGCAATAAATACATCTGCGATATTTGTAAAAAGGATTTCAAACGGAAACCTTATCTTGTAATTCACATGAAGATACACATGGAAACTTATAAGTGCGATATTTGTAATAAATCATTTACATCTCCGTACATTTTAGGGAATCACCTTAAAATTCACTCAGTCAAGCGAAACACATCACGTCACAAATATAGTCATTACATTTGCGATATTTGCAATATGCAGCTTTCTTCAAAAAATACCCTGACGCAACATATTAAAAAGCATATGGAACGGTCCTATTATTGCGAAATTTGTAGTAAGAAGTTTTCAACTCCTTTACATTTGATCGACCACATACACAAGGATGGGACTTACGTCTGTCATTCATGCAGGaacaattttacattaaaagaCGATCTGATAAAGCAGATTACCGTACGTTCACAACATCATCCTTATTCTTGCGagatttgtaaaaaaaagtttctaaaacctcaacttttaaaaagtcatATGTTAGTTCACACAAATGACAGACGCTACACCTGCCATTTATGCAAAACGCAATTCAAAAGTAAAAGCGGCCTGAAGACGCACGTCGTCAGTTTCCACCATGTAAAAGCATTCACTTGTCAACTTTGTAATGAATGCTTTTTAAGTAGCTCAGAATTGAAAAAGCACGTGATTACATCACATATTAGTGAAAAACTGTTCATTTGCGATATATGTAAAAGAAAGATGAAAACTAAAAGTCAATTGGAAGCCCATATTAAAAGACATATGAATCGCTCCAAAGCAATAGCGGAAGATGCAACCGCTAAGATAAGACGTAATAAAGGGCTTCCAACTCGAACAGTACGTAGGAATCTCAGCCAAAATAACACCACTGGCCAAGTGTACACCTGCTTAGTATGCGGAAAACATTTCAAACAAAATATCACATTGCAACGTCATATGATAATCCACGAAAATCcgctttcttgtgaaatttgtaataaaaagtTTGTGAGTCGACCGAAGTTTAACAGCCATATGATAAGTCACAGCAATGACAAGCCGCACTCGTGCTATATTTGCAAAGCGCGGTACAAATGGAAATCCTCCTTGAACCAGCACACAATTAGAGAACATCAAAAGGACTCAAGAGACAAACCTTATTTATGTGACATTTGTGCTAAACCGTTTGAAAATCTCGGAAATCTAAAAGGTCATAAGGTTACGCACACTGACAGCAAACCATTCGTTTGCGAAATATGTGCTAAACAGGTAAGAACTAAAAATAGTTTAAAGATGCATATGAGGATACATACCAATACGTATCCCTATTCATGcaaaatttgtaataaaaaatttaTCTTATCCACAAATTTGAGAAAACATGAAGAAGTACACAAAGGCGAGAAACCGAGACTGTTTTCCTGCGATATATGCCAAAAGGACTTTACAAGTAACCTTTACGTCAAAAAACACAAGATGACACACCTTGGAATTAGGCCTTATGCTTGCGAATATTGTAACCAAGCGTTCACGAGAGCCCATCATTTGACGCGACATAAGAAACGAATGCACAAAAGCGCAGTTGTCGCTATTGACAATAAACAGCAAATCTATGACGTT tcattcGATGTTTCGGAGAGCataggtctccattttcaaaGCACTGAGAGTGCATGCGCAGCGGTCTCGGTGCCCGAGCGCCGCGTGCTGGCGCTCGCCATGAAATAA